The genomic stretch AAATGCGGATGGGGACGCACAGTTCCGGGCACCACAATAGGCTGGCGGGTTTTCGCATCGTACTCGTGGGCATTCGGTACGTACACCTCAACGGGGTGATCCGCCTGCGCCATATAAGCGCCCCAGTACCCGAACGTGGTGTTTGTAAGAATGAGCCAGCGTGCCTTCGCAAGAACCGCTAAATCCGCGAACATACCCTCGCCGGTCTTATCGTAGAGCACCGGGGCAATATCTTCGAGAAAACTCAGGTTTTCGCGGCACCACTGCGGGTCATCACTCGTGACCACGAAATTGCTGGGGCTCATACGCTTAAGCACCTGATCCAGGGCCTCACGTACATAGGCTACGGTATCAATACCGTAACGCTGCCGAATTGCGGGAACAGAATAATAATCACCGCGCCGAATACTGAGCACCACCGTGTTACTTCCTACAATATTGCCTACTGTAAGAATGCGCTGCCTAAAATGCTCAGAAGAAAGTAATCGTTCACGGGCAAAAATTTCAAGAGAACCGGGCGCAAAACTATCTTCTACATTGGTATCAAGACCAGAATAACGCCGGTGTAAAAACTTAAAATCTTTCGGATCCATCATGAGTTCCTGCAAAGCAGGAAATTCTGTAAGCCAAGGTTCTAAACCGGCAGTATTGAGCATATATGAAAAATCCCCGGCATCGGCGCGACGGTCAGCATCAACGGCCGCCAACAGATAAAGCCAATTACCGCCGCGAGAAAAAGGAGGGGCAATATACACTTTCTCGCGAGAGTGGCGAACTGTATCCAAAACCCGTGCAATACCGGGGCGTAAAAACCCCATCACACGAAAATAAGCTTCAACATGCGGTGGGCGCATACCCTCAAGTTCTGTTAACCGGGTTTTATCTTCAGACTCAGAACGACGATTCACACATAACTCCCTGGGATTTACACACGCAATACCTTTATTATGGGGCAAAATACGCTGTGTAGTCACCTGATATGTCGATACTATATTAGAATTATAAAGTAACACTCACTCACGAGGATATGACGGCAACAACTATGTGCAGTATGCCGAGAGTTTCCTCACGAATAAACACATACGTTTACAGACAATGTTTGATGACCGGAACATAGATGTAAACCGCAACAGAAAGCATTTTTGTGACTTCGTCAGCAGAAACTATCTCCGCCATTATTCCCTTTTATGGCGAACCTGCTCCCGTGCTGAATTTAATTGCCAGCCTGCGCGCGCAGCGGGGAATAACCCCCGAAAATCTTGAGATTATCGTTTCTGATGACCGCTCACCCATACCCTTTCCCGACACCGAAGGCGTGAGCATCGTGCGCCGCGAGCGCAACGGTGGGTTCGGCAGCGCCGTAAACTCAGGGGCTGCACGCGCACGTGGAGACTGGCTGATAATCCTCAACAGCGACCTTGAACTCGGCGAAAACTTCATCAGCTCAATGCTCACGGCGCTCGCCGCCTATCCGCAGGTGCTCGCCAGCCCCCAAGTAGTCGGTCACGACGGAAAACACCAGTGGGTAGCCCGCAAATTCCCCACCGTGGGGCATATCGCGTGGGAATGGTTCACACCCCTGGCACGCTTCAAGCCTACACGCCTGTGGCATCGCGGGGCAGGGCACGATATAAGTGCCTGCACCGCCGTGAGGCCCCACGGAACAGACTGGGTTATGGGCGCTTGCATGATGGTACCCCGCACGGTATACGAACGGGTACAAGGGATGGACGAGCGCTTCTACATGAACAGCGAAGAAGTAGACTTCCAACGCCGCCTAGCCGAGATTGGGGTGCCGCGCATCCTAGTGCCCGAGGTGACGGTCACCCACGAAGGAGGCGCATCCAGCCCCTCAGCCCGGCGCCGCCAATGGCTTACCACCGCACGGTTTATCTACGCCGAAAAATGGGGTTTCGAGAAGAACCTGCGCCGCGCCCTAACCCTCACCAGCTACGCTAACTACGGTTTCAACCTGGTGCGGTCCCTGCGAAACCACCGAGTGAACCCGCGCGAGATTCTGAACCACGAACTAGAGCTGATCCGGCGGGGAACGCGGCACGAAAACTAGTCGGGTAACCGCGCCGAACCTGACTTTTCCGCACGAAGGATCACAGGACAGAGAAGAACCACAAAGGATACACGAGATGAGAGCCCCCACGATTCTGCTGGTTTCGCCAGCGTTCCACGGGTATTGGAAGGCTATTGAGGCTTCGCTAAATGTTGCCGGATACGAGGTTCGCACCCATATTTACGATGCTCCCGGCACAGTTGCCGACCGTATCCGCAATAAACTCGCGCACGAACTGCCCGAAAAATATCGGCCCGCATCCGCCGCAGCCCAGGCGACCGCTCGTGCTATCGCCGCGTTTGATGAGTATCGCCCCGATATTGTGCTCGTCATCAAAGGGGACCTGCTGGGGGATACCTGGTGGCAAAAACTTGAAGAATCCGGGGTGCGCTACGGAACCTGGCTCTACGACGAGCTGCGCCGCATGTCATACACTCTGGAAGATTTACCGCGCCTTGGAGCGCTCGCAAGCTATAGCCCGCAGGATGCCGAATACCTGCGCTCCCTAGGGTACGCCGTCTTGGATATGCCCAACGCCTATGATTCGCACTGCACGATTGCGCCGGTTACCGAAGACGCCATTAGTTTCGTCGGGGCGAATTACCCCAACCGTGAGCATACGCTGCGTGCCCTGCACGAGGCGGGGATACCCGTGCGCGCTTACGGGCGAGACTGGTCGCGCCACCCCTGGGATATAGCCCGAACCCGCAGATTCAAGGGCGCCGGAATTCCCGCACACCGCGATATTGACCGATCCGCCGCCTACGGGGTCATGGCATCATCACCGGCGACCCTGAATATCCACCACAACCAAGACGGCTTCACGATGCGCACCTTCGAAGCCCCCGGCGTAGGCGCACTTCACCTGATCGACCGGGCCGATGTGGCGCGCTACTACGAACCCGGGCGCGAAGTACTGGTCTACGAGAGTACCGAAGAGCTTATTGACCTGTGCGCCCGCATCTTCCGTGAACCCCGCTGGGCGCATACAATCCGTGAGGCCGGGCAGCGACGCACCCTCGCCGAGCATACCTTCGATGATCGCGTCAAAATTTTGGAGAAACTATGGGCCTAAACTATCCCGTCGATCTCGAAGCCTGGCATGTCTGGCAGCAGCGCCAAAACACCCTGCGCTGGGTGAAAGGACGCGCCCAGAACATGGTGCGCGCCCGCAGAGGTGACCAACAGGACATGGTCTCCGGCATGCTCTATACGCGCGGGGCAATACCGCGGGTACTGATTGTGCTCGACTCGTTCTCACCCACAAGCCGCAACGCCCTGCTGGAACCGCTCAAACACCTCGAAGGGGTGGGGGTCGCGCTCTGGTGCCCAAGCGAGGCTTCAGAATATCTCAACGGACAATACGCCAGCACACGCTATAGCCGCAAAGACTGGACCGCAACCCCGATACGCGCCGATGAGCTCGCCGAAAAACTGCCCGGCGTGCGCCTCGTGCTGTCCTTAGGACACTACCTGCCGCGCGGCCACGCGGCCTACCGATTCGCCCGCGAACGCGGCATAGCCTACTGGGTGGTACAGCACGGGCTGCTGGTTCCGCACGCCCCGCCGCTGCCCATCGGTTCAACTCTGCTCGCCTTCAGCGACGAGGACGCCCAATTTTGGGCTTCCGGACGCCGCGACGTGCAGACGCATACCGTCGGCTCACAGCTGCTCTACCGCGCTATCCAAAATACGCACGGCGAAACCACCAAATCCCTGGGCAAAATCCTGTTTCTGGGGCAGATGCACGGCGCGGAATTACCGCGCGCATCCTTCGCCCGCGCCGCGCACAGCTTTTTGAAACGTCACGACGGCATCTACCGGCCGCATCCGAGCGAAACCGATAAACTCTCCCGTGCCACCCATGCGCTCTGGGAGATAGAAGGCATCGCCATAGATCGCTCTTCCACGCCCCTGAACGAGGTGCCGAACCCGGTGGTCTCAGTCTTTTCAACCGGCGTGCTTGAGGCCGCAATCCGCGGTATTCCGGCGTGGGTATACCACCCGAACCCGCCCGCTTGGCTCGAAGAATTCTGGGCACGCTACGGCATGAACCGCTGGGGCGAAGACCCCACGCCAGCGCCCGAACAACCCGCAGTCGAGCCCGCCCACACTATCGCTCAGCTCATCATCGACTACCTGGAGGCATACTAATGCGCATTCTCTGCGTTATTCCCGTGCGCGGCGGTTCCAAAGGCATACCGCGTAAAAACCTGCGCGAGATCGCAGGAAAACCCCTGGTGGCGTGGACTATTTTGCAGGCGCTCGCCGCCCGCGACGAACTAGCGGGGGAGCACGAGGTGCGGGTCGCGGTCTCAACCGAAGACCAAGAACTCGCCTCCATCGCACGCTACTACGGCGCCGAGGTTCCGTTCATGCGCCCCGCGCGTCTTGCCGAAGATACCACAGCCACCGAACCGGTGATCGAGCACGCCATCGACTTCTACACG from Rothia dentocariosa ATCC 17931 encodes the following:
- a CDS encoding alpha-1,2-fucosyltransferase; this encodes MNRRSESEDKTRLTELEGMRPPHVEAYFRVMGFLRPGIARVLDTVRHSREKVYIAPPFSRGGNWLYLLAAVDADRRADAGDFSYMLNTAGLEPWLTEFPALQELMMDPKDFKFLHRRYSGLDTNVEDSFAPGSLEIFARERLLSSEHFRQRILTVGNIVGSNTVVLSIRRGDYYSVPAIRQRYGIDTVAYVREALDQVLKRMSPSNFVVTSDDPQWCRENLSFLEDIAPVLYDKTGEGMFADLAVLAKARWLILTNTTFGYWGAYMAQADHPVEVYVPNAHEYDAKTRQPIVVPGTVRPHPHFSRWHAVKPPHGGTWLLPEEGDIA
- a CDS encoding CgeB family protein → MRAPTILLVSPAFHGYWKAIEASLNVAGYEVRTHIYDAPGTVADRIRNKLAHELPEKYRPASAAAQATARAIAAFDEYRPDIVLVIKGDLLGDTWWQKLEESGVRYGTWLYDELRRMSYTLEDLPRLGALASYSPQDAEYLRSLGYAVLDMPNAYDSHCTIAPVTEDAISFVGANYPNREHTLRALHEAGIPVRAYGRDWSRHPWDIARTRRFKGAGIPAHRDIDRSAAYGVMASSPATLNIHHNQDGFTMRTFEAPGVGALHLIDRADVARYYEPGREVLVYESTEELIDLCARIFREPRWAHTIREAGQRRTLAEHTFDDRVKILEKLWA
- a CDS encoding glycosyltransferase family 2 protein — its product is MTSSAETISAIIPFYGEPAPVLNLIASLRAQRGITPENLEIIVSDDRSPIPFPDTEGVSIVRRERNGGFGSAVNSGAARARGDWLIILNSDLELGENFISSMLTALAAYPQVLASPQVVGHDGKHQWVARKFPTVGHIAWEWFTPLARFKPTRLWHRGAGHDISACTAVRPHGTDWVMGACMMVPRTVYERVQGMDERFYMNSEEVDFQRRLAEIGVPRILVPEVTVTHEGGASSPSARRRQWLTTARFIYAEKWGFEKNLRRALTLTSYANYGFNLVRSLRNHRVNPREILNHELELIRRGTRHEN